The following proteins are encoded in a genomic region of Dioscorea cayenensis subsp. rotundata cultivar TDr96_F1 chromosome 8, TDr96_F1_v2_PseudoChromosome.rev07_lg8_w22 25.fasta, whole genome shotgun sequence:
- the LOC120266508 gene encoding MLP-like protein 423, with protein MASKLEVDVELKSSADKFWGGITATDELFIKIFPEQYKSIEILEGDGNNVGTVRLIKFNEGMPIVKFSKEKIEVADEANKLVTYSVMEGDILSYYKTFRATLQVIPKGDGSLVKWSVLYDKTNEEVPEPDFVKETAIHTFKGLDEYLLKN; from the exons ATGGCTTCCAAGCTTGAAGTAGATGTAGAGCTGAAGTCTTCAGCAGATAAATTTTGGGGTGGCATCACTGCCACAGATGAACTCTTCATTAAGATCTTTCCGGAGCAGTATAAGAGTATCGAAATTCTCGAAGGTGACGGTAATAATGTCGGCACTGTCCGTCTTATAAAGTTTAATGAAG GGATGCCAATAGTGAAGTTTTCAAAGGAAAAGATAGAGGTGGCAGATGAGGCAAATAAACTAGTAACATACAGTGTGATGGAGGGTGATATACTGAGCTACTACAAGACATTCAGGGCAACACTGCAAGTTATTCCAAAAGGAGATGGAAGCCTGGTTAAGTGGTCTGTGCTCTATGACAAGACCAATGAGGAGGTGCCAGAACCTGACTTTGTTAAGGAGACCGCTATCCACACCTTCAAAGGTTTGGATGAATATCTTCTCAAGAACTAG